The Pseudomonadota bacterium genome has a window encoding:
- a CDS encoding transposase — protein MVDVTTAQGALFNTGFGKPLTARFDHPHSSSDGGAILLKASDRKLGLIEALALCVRDDRCQERVRHGLRELIEQRVYG, from the coding sequence ATGGTCGACGTTACCACAGCGCAGGGTGCACTGTTCAACACAGGCTTTGGCAAGCCCCTCACGGCGCGATTTGACCACCCGCACAGCAGCTCGGACGGGGGTGCGATTCTGCTGAAGGCTAGCGACCGCAAGCTTGGGTTGATCGAAGCGCTGGCACTGTGTGTTCGTGATGATCGCTGTCAGGAGCGAGTTCGCCATGGTCTGCGCGAACTGATTGAGCAACGCGTCTATGGC